GGAAGGTCATTATTTTTCTGTTCCTTTGATTTGCCTAATGGAAGGCGTTGGTTCGACATATATAAAGAGCCCAGAGATAATCTCTTCGGTTATTGGTGGCTGCAGTATTCGTGGAAGATAAAACCACATGGTCCTTGTAGGAGTAATACCAATTTCATGTTTGAAGATTGTTATAATTGGAACAAGAATTAGTTCTTAAAAAGACATAGTCAAGATGAAAGTAATGCATATGTCTTTTCTATATCTCACAAGCCTCTAATATAATATAAAATAAAACATACCAATATGCAATTATAACAATCATACATATTGTTATATTATACTGATTGTTATATGGACCTTCTAATAAAAATTCAACATTTTCTGGCTTTCCGTGAATATTGTTAGTCATATCTAAAAAAGCTTAAGACCAACGAACTCGAATATCTTTTTTTTTTTAACGCTGATTTATTATGATATTACAATTATGAAAAAGATTACATAGACGATCCGACAACCGACAATACTACCTGTCTTATAAGGATTTACGCCTAACTGCATCACCTGAACTGTCCTACGAAGATCACGCCTGACCGAGTCTACTTGCACCATGTTGAAGATCACTTGTAAGCTTTTCCTCTGTAGCCTGCATAATTGTTTAATAAATCGCTTTCTCCGGGAATTAAAACATGTACCTGCTGGTGTAGAAGCATTAATAAACCCTTAGTCAAACCATTGGACCAAGGGGCTTCCACATAACTCGAATATTATATTGATATTTATCGTGCCTTAAAAGATAATCAATTTCTTCTCTTTTTAAATTTATTGTATTTAAATATCTCTCCCCATAGTAAAAGAGTTATTGAATTTTAATTCATGGGTTTTAGATCACATTTTGGGTTCTTACAACGATAGTGATATTGGAGAACATTATCAAGACCGAATTGATTATGAATGTCTACATGATTCCATGAGCAAGTTGTACCAAATCTATAAATTTAGCCAAAAAACACAAAAATATATTAAAAAAAATCATTTTTAGATCAAAGATAGTTTTACCAGGATATCAATGGTCAATATGTATAATTTTGTTTTTATAACATTTGTATAGTGTAGTAATAATCATTGCAAATTTTGGAGACATGTGGCTGTGTCTATGTAAAAAAAATTTTTTTAACAAATTTAGAGTTTAAACTTTTTTTAAGCCTATTTGTATATAATTTTTTTCAAAAAATTTGAAAGCTTATGACAAATATTTTATTTAGCATGGCCTAGGACCAGCCATGGTAATAATCTATTTATGTTGTTAACTAAATTTAAAATTAGACAAAAACTATTTTCACAGTCAATAGTTAAATACTAGCCAACAGTTGTAAAATAAATATGTGTTTCATTGTATCTTTTTTTTTTGTCATCAACAATACAGACTCATATTGACTCTGTGAACCAAACCGGGTGATCTGCATCCATGTGAACGACGAAAGACGGCTGTTTTCTAGCACTGCGTGCTAGAATATCCGCCTTTGAATTTTGCGTCCGTGGTACATAGATGATCTCTGATCGGGTGAAACTCTCTTTCAGGGTCTTGATATCTTCCAAATATGTTGCAAAAGCTGGCCATTCTTCTGGTTCCGAAACCATCTTCACCAATTGAGAACAATCTGTTGCAAACGTAATCTGAAATTGACGTAAGTTCCTCATGCATTTCATTGCCCATAAAAGTGCTTCCATCTCCGCATGAAGAGGCGAAAGACTAGCCCTTACATTCCTCACCCCCAGTAATCCATCGATCCCTTCCAAAGTACTAAGCCAACCTTGTCCTGAAAACCTAGCACCCTCCTTCCACGAGCCATCCGTAAAACACCATCTTCCTGAGATCGACGACAATACCGTGTCTATTCTTGGTGTTGGCGTCCTCTGGTCATTTACTACTTGTGCCTCAGCCCATAATGTTGATTCTGTTTCCGCCAATTTAATCGTATCCATAGGATCTATATCCAAGTTGCTGAAAACTTTATTATTCCTACCTTTCCAGATATACCATAGAATCCATGAAAACTGGTGATCCTCCATCTGCGGGAAAACTCTTCAGAATAGATGATCCATATTTGTGAATAGGGAACTTGTTGGAAAATAGACTGGGTTTGATGGTATCTTCGAAAGAGCCCAAACCTGGAGAGCTGGAGGACATTCAAAAAATACATGATTTATCGATTCCTCAGGAGCTCCACATCGGGTACAACAAATATCCCCTTGAATCCCCCTTGCCTGTAAATTCTTACGAACTGTTATGCATCCTGTCACTAATTTCCATAGAAAATGTTTTATCTTTGGTGGGCACCGTATTTTCCAGCAGTAAGCCTTCAAAACATCAACTGTGGGACCAATCAGCAATGGTGGTCTTCCTTTGTCTAGATAAATCCGTTCTACCTGATATCCTGATTTGACCGTATATTTTCCATTTTTTGTAAAGTGCCATCCATCTCTATCCACCATCTGATTCCTACTTAGTGGAATACTTTCTATAAGTTTCGCATTCTGAGGATCCACCAAAGCCCGAATTACCTCTAAATTCCAAGTACGCGAGGTAGAGTCAATGAGGGACTCTACTGTAAGATGAGGGTATAGATTGTGTTGATTTTTATTAGCTGGTCTCGGGCGAGTGGTTGGGAGCCAAGGGTCATTCCATACTGATATAGAAGATCCTGATCCCACGCTTTTGATTAGTCATTTGCTAACCAGAGATCTAGCAGAAACAATACTCCGCCAGCCATATGACGGAGAATATGAGCGAATCGGTTCTAAAGGTGAAGCATTCCTATAATACCGACCTTTGAAGACTCGAGAAAATAAAGTATTTGGCTTCTCTATCAGACGCCATAACTGTTTACCAAGCATCGCTGTGTTGAAATCAGTGATATCTTTAAAACCTAAGCCACCTTCCTCCTTCTCTACACATACCTTGTCCATGATTTCTAGTGCATCCCTCTTGTGTTTCATTGTATCAATTATCTAAAAAGGCTATTAATATATAATTGAATTTAACACATGTTTATTGTGTTATTTGAAATCCGAATATCTATACTATTATTTATGAAGTGATTTTGCTGATTTGTCATGATTTTAGATAATTTTGTTTATTTGTCATATTTTTATTAGTTTTTAGATTAAATCATCAATTTATTAATTTAGATAATATAAATATTTCGAACTTTCTAATTAATTTATTAATTTAAACAATATAAATATTTCGAAATTTCTAATTCGAATTATGATTATAATTATTTTAACTTTCACAAGATTCTTATTAGTTTTAGCTTAAATCATTAATTTATTATTTTGAATAATATAACTATTTCAAACTTTCTAATTGAAATATTTCGAAATTTCTAATTATAATTATGATTATAATTATTTTAAATTTCACAAGATTCTTATTAGTTTTATCTTAAATCATTAATTTATTATTTTAAATAATATAATTATTTCAAACTTTGTAATTGAAATTACAATAATAATTATTTTAAAAAAGTTAGGACCAATTCTTATTTTCATATGATGTAAAATGTTTTAAACTCTATAGTTTAATTTTTCTCATTCATTCCAAGTTGTCTCAATTATAGTTTTTGACATCTATATTTATGTACTTTTGATATTTGTTTTTTTTAGTTGGAGTTCTATATTTTTCTTCTTTCTTTGAGTTTGAAAGACAATGAGCAAATCGGTTTTGTTACATGAAATTTAGGATTATGAATTATGTATTTTGAATTACTTCGGTAGTTATTTCACGTGTATGTTTTATTACTGTTTAATCTATAAGAAAAATATACTTTGATATTAATTTTACAGAGTTACCTATGTAATCATGTTATGAACATGTGTTTAATGGTTTTTCTAAACGGCTAAAGTAGATATATTTTTAATGAATTATTAGATTTATCATTATATAATTAACCATGAATTAACTTTAATAATAATACTATCATTATCTATTTTTTCTTTTATTAAAAGTAAACTTATGAAATATTAAGATAAGTCAATGTATATATTGATCAAGTAAACCAATGAAATATTGTCATTATCTCAATTCGTTTTTTTTTTAAGTTTTCTTCTAAGTTATCATCGAACTTTAGTTTTTATTTATTTTGTTCTCACTTGAATTTTGTTTATTTAGTGTTTTTTGGTAATTTAATACATGTTTATGGTTCAAAAATACAAAGTAGATTAAGAGAGACCAAAAGTTAGTATTCTTACATTACTTTATTGTGTGGAATATTTGATATATAATTATGCTCTTATTGTCTCAAATTTTATAGTTTTCCTTTGTGTTAAGGAGACGTAGACAGAAATAAAAATCAAAGAAAAGTAAAATGATTAAGAATATAAAAAATAAGTTATCATGATGTTTGAATCATAATAAATATATTTATAACTATTAGTAAAACGATTATGTCCGCGAATACCCAGTTGTATATTATGTACGCATCTAAAAAGTACTAGCAATTTATATGCGTTGAACAACATACTAAATATTTAAAAAGTATTATATTCTTATACAGTACAAGTGCATTTATAAATAAATAAGATATGGTAGTTAAATTAAACGATAAAATTTTATAAGGAAATACATTATCTTTTCGAAAATTAAAATTATATAATATAGATTGCACATAACTTAATAAAATATTGCATTACATGTAACCCACATAGTAAAAATTATTTACTAACATTCCAATGATATCTAAATCTCCATGTTTCATTACGACGCGTTTTAAAATAAATTCCATCTTTTTCGGCCAGCCATGAACGTAATATGCCACATCTTCGAAAAGCTGCTTGCCGATATACACGAACATCAAGGTTATATTTATCATACCTTAAAAGACAATTTATTTCTTGTCTTTCAAAATTTATTGGAGATCTCTCCTTCTTCTTATTGAAATAAGAGTCCTTAAATTTTAACTGCTGGTTTCCTACATCACATTTTGGGTTCTTGCAACGGCAATGAAAATGGAGAATAATATCAGGACCGAGTTGATTATGAATTTCTACACTATTCGGTGAGCAAGCTGTACCAAATCTGTAATAGGTAGCCAAAATTAGCACAAAACATATTAGAAGATTCATTTTTATATCAAAGGTAGTCTGATCAGGGTATTAATGTTCAATATGCATTATTTGTTTTCACAACATTTATATAATGTAGTAATAATCTATTTATGATGTTAGCTAAATTTAAAATTAGACAAGAACTATTTTAACCATTAGTCAAAAGAAACTTATGGCTAAAATATAACAACCAATAAAAAACAAAACAAATGAATTAATATTTGTGAGTAATAACCCGCCATTAAATGAAAAAATAGAAACATGTAAGATGAGCAAAAAAAATTAAGAATTTATTATTTTAAATATTTAAATATTTGAAGAGATATTTGTATAGAAAATAGTCAATAAACAAAAAATTTGCAGGATAGAAAAATGATATGGGGTCCAGCAATAATAGGTGTAAAAATACGTTAATAACCCTATTTCTCTCTCTCTCGATATTGTTATAGTTAGCCGATAATATATACTAATTAATTATATAATTTGTGAAATAATATTAGGTGTTAGGAAGATAGAATCATACATACAAGACTTTTATAGGCGTGCAATAAATTGAAGAAGCCACACTAAGCTTATCATGGCTTTATTATTGGATGTAAAAATATGCATATACAAACTTAGAAAACATTGTTATATGTTACTAGATGTGTTAACATGCTAAAAATATCACAAAACAGGAAAATAGAGCGACAATATTATTCAAAGATACATAAACAGATAAATGATTATATGCTATTAAAATTGTTAGCAATCTAACATTTGATTTTTAGGCTATTAAATATGTTAACAGTCTAACAGTAAATCATAGCTATGTTAATAGCATTTGCTCGTAAAGAATCACCAAGACTAAGCACTACTTTCGCGTCCTGCCACAGCTCCTATCTACTGTCCGAAGAAGCTCACATACACTGCTCCTCTGATTCCCGTATACATATAATTTGTGGTGGTGCTTTTGTGGAGGTTTGCGACTGTTCAGTTCATTTGTGGTTCCAAAAAATGATATCCAGCAGCCATCATCATCACGTACTCATCAAACAAAACAATAGCATCAATTAGTGACATGATCTAGTCATCAAACACAACAATAGCATCAATTAAAGCTTAGCTTGTTGCTCAAAGATCATGACGAATCTTACTAAATAATAAATATGCACAAATAAACTCAAAGACTGCATTTTCCATAAAAAAGTCATAAGAATATATAGAGGAAAAATATGAGCTGGTATGGATATTGAACTCACAATCAATTGAATCATAATGAGCATAAATACAAAACTTTTTTAATGTAAATATGAAATTTTAACTCTCTAAAGTAAGCCTTTTGAATCTAACAAGAATCAGAGAATAAAACCCAGAAAAAAGAAAATCTTTACAAACACTTACAATCGTATAGGAGACAATCGAATACGGTGAGAGTCCGGCGAGTATGAGATTGTTTTGGAGCAATGATTCCGATCGATTTTAATAGATGATTGCGATTGATGGAAGCTGGTATCATCGCTAAGGTATCGTGGGAGAACTCAGAAAGAGTGAGAGAGATGTAAGATTCTATGTGGACATTGGTTCTAACGGATAAATCAAAGAGATTGAGAGAGAGGATAAACGAAACTGTGGAGAAAACAAAGACTCTGGGAGAGATGAGAAAGATAATTCTGAAACCCCGTGTTATAGATTGTAATGATGACCGAAGTCTCTCTCACTTCATGTATAAATGAAATATAGACTTTCCAAAATGTATTAGATATTAGGCTACGATGTAGGAGAATAGGGGCAGTATGAACATTAAAAAAACACGTCATACGGAAAGACGAAAATCCATTCATGCAAATATACGAGTTATGTTTGTATACCCAGTGCAATTTCTCATATTTGAATCACTTAAACGGTGAATTTAAAGAATTCACAAGACATTATTAAAACTAGGAAAACATAATTAATATTGAAAGAGAAATTTTTTTTTTTTGGGAACAAATTGTGTGTTTATATCAGATTTATTCAAATACTGTTAATCAAAATGAATAAATTATAGTAACAAAGAATGTTGGTGTTCATTTAAATTATATGGAAGACCATTTAATTTGAATTTTATCATAATTAAAGACTATTACATTTGAAGATAGTATAATTAAATTTGTAGTCAGCTATATAAAAATATAAATATACTGAGCTATATAATTAAGATAGAAATACATAACACAGAAATTTATATTACATAATCTTTTATGCCAAGGTATATAATTTGAGTTCTAAATTATAAATAGAACAATATCAAATAGAATAGAATGGAGTAAAGTTATCTAAAGCATGACTTGATATTTATGCTAATTCATAGTTAACATCAAACAAGTTGAATATAACGACCAAATAACGTACACAAGTTTTCTTTTAGTGGTGACTCTGAATGGAGAGGCATCGATAGGAAGGCCTTCATCTTCCGGAGCCAGGGCCTCCTGAGTATAGTGTTGAAGGGTGTGTGTTGGTCTATCACTGCGAACTCGATCAAGTGCTAGACGTTGCTAATATTGACAATTAGTGGGATTGAACCAATTAAATGGATCATAGCTCCACCAAAGCTGGAAAATGGTGTCACTCCTGGTGTTATCGTGGAGTCAGTGTATCCCATGGTCATCAACATTTCGTAAGAAAAGACGTCAATGAAAATCCCGTTATGGACGAGTATCTTTGACAGGTGAGCCATGCCAACTTCGAGTTGGATGATGTGTTCATCGTCATGTAGTTTATTAAGCTTCAGTTTCGTGCTCGCGGAAAACGATCTTGTTCTACGAAGAGGTCGTTTTCTTTGGTCTCACTGATCCTACAATCGGCTTCTTGTGATTCCTGCCTGGATCGTCAGGATCGTATCGTCTTGACGTTCCATGTACGAAATCTGGTTGCCTATCTAATGATTGAAACCATATTCTCTGGGCAGTTTCTCCGCCAGCCTTCCAAATGCAGTTCGCCTGTCTAT
The DNA window shown above is from Brassica oleracea var. oleracea cultivar TO1000 chromosome C3, BOL, whole genome shotgun sequence and carries:
- the LOC106330171 gene encoding uncharacterized protein LOC106330171, with translation YPDQTTFDIKMNLLICFVLILATYYRFGTACSPNSVEIHNQLGPDIILHFHCRCKNPKCDVGNQQLKFKDSYFNKKKERSPINFERQEINCLLRYDKYNLDVRVYRQAAFRRCGILRSWLAEKDGIYFKTRRNETWRFRYHWNVSK